In Hemiscyllium ocellatum isolate sHemOce1 chromosome 23, sHemOce1.pat.X.cur, whole genome shotgun sequence, the sequence AGGATGCCAGGGGCCATAACAGGGGAGGGCCATCACACAGTTGGGTGCCAAGCCTTTCACTCTCACTTACCTGACATCCTCTTGCATAACACTTCTCAAAACTATATGCCTTCCAGCACCAttcattcccctctctcctccgTCACCTCACATTCCTCTGTGAGTCATCAACATCCATTCTCACTGCCGTTCAATTTACCCTGTCACACCTTTGCCTCGCAGTCACCCTCCACACAAGATAGGACTGACAATCATaatatttttatttctctttgaTGCAGAAGGAAGCACTTAACTTGTTGACTGGCAGGCAGCAGGAACGCCATTGGGGTTAGagggtgtgggtttggaaggtgggaTGGGGAACAATACTCTGGTATCGGACATCTTATCAGTGACTAGCAATATGGACATAGCTGGTCTACTGAGATGGAAGCCTTGTTCCAGGAGACTACAGAAGTCAGAAATGGCCTCCCACTACAGCATAAGCCTCCTGATGTGTTGCTGTCCCCCTGTCACGTAGGATGGGagtatttgtggagcctcctcctgtTGATTGTCCAGCAACATCAAGGTAGATGATTGTAGGATTCCAGAGCTGAGGTCTGTTTAGTTGTTAATGGGATTGCTTAGCTATGTGTATCACTTGCTTATGCTGTTCGGGATGCATGTAGTCGTGTTTTGTAGCTTCATCAgaatgacacctcatttttaggcatGTCTAATgtcttcctgcactctccattgacaCAGGGTTGATTCCTTGGTTTGATTGTAATTCTAGATTAGAGATGTGCTGGGCATGAGGCTGGAGAATAATTATGCTGCTGGTgttggcccacagcacctcatgcaTGCCCTGTCTTGCGTTGCCAgatttgtttgaagtctgtcccatttaggaTGGTGGAAGGGCCACCTAACACAATGTGAAAGTGAGActtcacctccaaaaagactgtTCAATGGTCATTCTTACAGATACTGCCATGGGCAGATGTACCTGTGGCAGGcaggttggtaaggatgaggtcaattttatttttccctcttgttggtcccctcaccatctgctgcagataCAGGTCTTAGGATTTAGGACTTGACCAGCTTGGTTAGTAGTGACGATGTCGAACCACTCTTGGccccacccagagtatattcTATGCCCTAGCTACCCTCGTTTGTAACACTCTTTAAGCACCTGATAGGTGCAAATCAAACGGCATTCAAGAAACTCAGCATCACTCAACAAAAAGCAGCGCACTTGACTGGCACCAACAGTAATGTTCAAACCATTGACTTGTATTGTCTAGAAGAACAAAGGTAGCAGAGCAACATCACTGCTTGCAGGTTATCCTCCAAATTACTCACTATCCTGTCTTGTAAATACATTGCTATTCCTTCGACATTActgtgtcaaaatcttggaatttcctaCGTAATAGCACAATGGATACATGCACAGCACATAGACTCACGCcaattcaccaccatcttctcacgGCCAGTAATTGCcaacgatgcccacatctcataaaCCAATCAGAAAATCTTAGCATGCCTCAATAAAGTCCACTCAGCTTCGTAACTTCCCTTCAAATCTAGATTTTGACCCTCAGATGGAAGGAAGCTGGTAGGGACTTACCATCCAATTGATGTGGCTAAAAGGTTTCCCTTTCACCAATGTATCCATTATGAGTGGTACAAAGTCTATATTTAAATACCCTACATATCTTCTTTTTAACACAAGCAATAGGAACTGTGATACAAAATACATGTGTAGACAGAGGCTGTCGTTATCTGAATATAGGCGTGTAACCTTTTTGTAACTAAATtataagagaggaaattgcaataAGAAATGTAACTGCtacatttataaatatattttaaaactgaACATTCTGATTCTGAAACTCCGTGTTAGTCACATACAGAAGGGATGGAAAAGTGTCTGTGTGAGGTCCTGGTTTAAATTACATACCAGTTGCAGCATAACTCTACTTGTAATAAGTACTTCAATTAACATAGGCAAGTTGGTGACAGTAATATAATTATATTATCAACTGAAAGCAGTTGTTTAATATAACAGGAACAATTATTATTACTATCATTCATATGGCATGGAATTATTCTGTCATACTCCTCTTAAGGTTGCTATATTTAACTGCTTGGGTATTTTCCAGATGACTAATGTGTTTAAATTGCAAAGAACATGGAATGCCAATTAACTTCAGTGTTTAATCAAATGTGTGCAAGCTATGACATTGTAGAAAGGCCAGAATTTGTATGCTTATAAAACTGTATGATCTCTAATGTGCATACATTTTACATTTAGCAAAAATTGCCAGATGATATTTTCTTTCAATATAATTTCTCATCTTTGTTATAATACCACACTGGGGTCAAAAGTGATTGAGGAGAGATGGGGCCATAGCTGAGACAGTACAGCCATGCCAGGCTATCATGGAATGGATTCTGATGAGGATGCACAAAACAATGATTTCATTCTGCCAAGCTCAACAAATCTAATCCTGTTGCCtcacccactgctctgttctgttaccctgggTGTTGATTGCCAATTGTATAACTTGTAGGGCTTAAAGTTCCTGATAGAATGACCAAAGGTTTGAAAGGGCAGAAATTCCATGCATCAGTACTCTTAAGTGCTGAAAGCATTCTTAACCTTAATGTTGGGATCATAACATTAGAAAAACATGTTCCTCCACAATTTGGCACAAATGTTCACATTGACAGTTCAGAGTTTTGAAATTGTCCCTTACCAATTCTGTCAAATGCTTTGCCCCTTGGTTTAATGTTACTACATTAAATTAATTCCATGAATTCAAGTTTGGATGATAATCCACACTCAAGGATAAATGGGGCTTCAGTAGATGCTTGATTTTATCTTCGATATAATTAATTTATTGATGGATAAATTCCCAATCTTTCAAATCACAAGTCAATTTTTTTATCTTTTTCACCAATATTTTTGATTGAAGACTTTCTTCATCCTTTTGGAATGTAACTGTTCCTCCATTCCTAGAGAGACGTACTTTCCGTGAAAGAGGTAATTGGGGAAGGTGTAGTCGGATAATTAGGCTGAtcattttgaaatctttcaaagcAGTATAACAACTGTGTCTGAATATAGATATTCCCACCATCATTATCTTAAGAATGACTGAAATTATAAGATTATTATGTAGATGTGCTCTCCAAGATAATGTGaaaaaaacattgaaatatttgaaGGGAAGGCAGTCAGCAATTTTTGAGATTTGCAAAGGAAATTAGTGCAATGAGTACATATATACATTGATAGAATATCCTGGAAGGTCATCCAGTTCATTCATTTTCAATTAGACTTATTAGATAGTTCTAAACACTGTTGGTTCTCCAGTCCTTACAGAATCTTGAATGTGTAATATCATGAGACATAAGAGACTTAGGGGAATATATAGTATTAAGAGTTATGTCTGATTGTATGATATGGCAGTGATACAGTATTATCATCAAAGAAAGTGCTGAAATGTCACATGATCTTTGTCTTAGAGACCTCATGGCAAAGTGAAACTACTGTAAACATAGTCTTTGAATAAAAGTTAATGCTTTCTTTACCTCAGAGACTCCGTAAATATCAGTTAGCAGTAGAAGGTCAAGATTATTAGAGGAAGTGATAGTTGGTGTCAAGTTAGAGATACGGGTGCTGTCATTCAGATTGTTGGTGGTGTCAACCTAAAGAGATTTCATTCCTCAGCGTGTAAGTTAATCTGCATCCTCAACTTGCTGAGTAACCTCAGCATAGAGCAGTCAGCTATTCTTCAGTTAGTTCAGCAAGGTGCCTGACCACAAAGCTGTGGGGATGCATTAAAAGCAAAGACAGGAATGGCtgggctggaaaaactcagcaggtctggcagcaccaatggagagaaagcagagttaaagtttcgtaAGCAGTGATGCTTCTTCGGAACACCAGTCTGATCTCAAATGACAGTTCAGAAACAATTGTtggaatctgaaatgaaaacggAAAAAAGCAAGAACTGCTCAACAGCTCTAAGagtctcgagagagagagagagcgaaacagagttcatatttcagattagagatttttaaaaattcattcatggaccatccccagttgcccagatggcagtaaagagtcaaccgcattgctgtccatctggagtaacatgtaggccagaccaggtgaggatgacagatttccttcccagaaTGGCATAAGTGAATCAAATAGGTTGTTCCTGATAATCGataatggtttcatagtcatcagtagacccttaattccagatcctTTATTGagctcaaattccatcatctgccatggcaggacttgaacccagttcCTTGGAATATTAGCTGAGTTCCTAGATGAACAATCCAGTGCAAATACCTCAAGGCCATTGTCACCCTGTTACTGCTGCTGAGAGTTCATTATCCTGAAATGTGTATTTCTCTCTCCTCAATAATTGCCGACATAACTTCCTTAAGGCATTCTTTGACAGACTCAAAGATTACTTGTGGCTTTGCTGCCTTTGTTGCATTGAGATTGAGAAAATTTGCAAGACTGGAGAGACGAGAAGCTTCAGATTGACATCTGATGCAGCATATTGACATCAAGAAGGGTGCTCATCTCAGTATCTGGAATTTATCCAAGCCCTCTAAAGAtgatgtgttgctagaaaagcgcagcaggtcaggcagcatccaaggagcaggagaattgacgtttcgggcatcagcccttcttcaggaatgagaaattttgccaaacaggctaagataaaaggtagggaggagggacttgggggagggacgttggaaatgcaataggtggaaaaaagttaaggtgagggtgataaggtgaggttgataggccggagtgggggttggcgcggagaggtcagtaagaagattgcaggttaggaaggtggtgttgagttcgagggttgggactgagacaaggcgggggggaggggaaatgaggaaactagagatatctgagttcatcccttgtggttggagggttcctaggcgaaagatgaggcgcttttcctccagccgtcgtgttgctatggtctgacgatggaagagtccaaggacctgcatgtccttgatggagtggaaggaggagttgaagtgttgagaaGAGCTTCTGAGCaggggagatgacctggggtgtgcagtgagagaggggctcactgaaatccttgtagtgggaggaagagagcctcttacaaggatgccttccttgaagaagctctcttcctcccactACAAGGATTTTAGTGAGtcactctctcactgcacaccccaggtcatcttccctgcccagaagctcttctcaacactttaactctccctcccactccaccaaggacatgcaggtccttggactcctccatcatcagaccatagcaacacgacggctggaggaagagcatctcatcttccgcctaggaaccctccaaccacaagggatgaactcagatttctccagtctcctcatttctcctcccccccgccttgtctcagtcccaaccctcgaactcagcaccgccctcctaacctgcaatcttcttcctgacctctccacgcccacccccactccggcctatcaccctcaccttaacctccttccacctatcacatttccaacgcccctcccccaagtccctcctccctaccttttatcttagcctgcttggcacactttcctcattcctgaagaagggctcatgcccgaaacgtcgattctcctgctccttggatgctgcctgacctgctgcgcttttccagcaacacattttcggctctaatctccagcatctgcagtcctcactttctcgtcaAAAGATGATAGAGTGAATAAGTAGTTTGCTTTGGAAAGAGGCTGGACAGCATTGCAAACAGCACTTCAATTGAGAGACCTACTCATGCAAAGGACAGATCACTCTCTATACCTTACTGAATTAATTATCTTAATGTCAAGTGGCAAGCACACTAGCTCCCTTCCTACCAGTTTAAATGTGAACAAATCAGGTTTCAACAATATATTCAAGACAACgtttggtggcacagtgattatgtccctacctctggatcaAAGTCCTACACCAGAACCTTTTGGTCATGGTAGGTGTGTTCACACTGTGGCCAACCAGATTAATGGTTAACCTGCAAGTCCTCGCAATGTGGCAGATGGTAAGAGAGGCACAATCTCCTGGTCAGCCACTGTGCAGAAGGGAAAGGCAAACCACTGCAGGGATTGGCCCAAATAAACATTAATAGGCCAGATCAATTACATTAATTGATTGCCCATCTTTAGTCACTGCATGGAAGGGTTGCTGCTGTATCTACAGCCAAGCGAGTGCCTTGACAATGGGATTGTAGTGGGTACCCATGTGGACATATCTTCCAGGCATTTCGCCAGCTCcccaccttctaccccaccaccAGGCGACTGGTAAAATTTCAGCCAAATTTCATGATAGTGACCTTACATCAGAATTGAAAGTACATAGAGTTGTAACAGTGTATGAACATTGTAGGGAAAGACTGCAAGGGGAGGAATGAAGGCAGAGAAAAGTCAATGATAAAATGCAAGGCAGGAAACATAAAAtggcaaacaggaagaaagtgcaGGGCAAAAAGAGATCGTAATTGACAGCATTGAGAATGAAACAATGACAGcgtcaaccattttgttttgaatttcttCTTCTTTTCTCACTAAGACAGGCCTTTCAATTTGTTTCTTTTCGTCCTCATTTTCTCTGCCTTGTTTAAaaactctgaaacaaaaacagaaattactggaaaagctccacaggtctggcagcatctgcggagagaaatcagagttaacgtgaTACTTCGTATGACTTCTGAGCTCTGATGGAGGGTCACTCAAACGGCACAGTGGGCGTGcacagtggcgcagtggttagcactgctccctcacagtgccagagacccgggtccaattcccgactcaggcgactgactgtgtggagtttgtacattccccccgtgtctgcgtgggtttgctccgttttcctcccacagtccaaagatgtgcaggttagatgaattggccatgctaaattgcccgtggtgttaggtaaaggggaatgggtgggttgtgctttggtgggtcggtgtggacttgttgggccgaactgtaagtaatctaaacctgaaacgttcactctgctttctctccacagatgctgccagacctgctgagtttttcccagcaatttctttttttgtttctgatgtacagcatctgtagttcttttcatttaaaaattcTTATGTCTCTAAGCATCCCCAAttctgaaaaaaagagttattgatctaaaatattaattctgttgctcTCTCTTTAGATGCTGGGCATTTCCAAATGTTTTCATTTGGATTGATATATAACTGCCTTTGCAATCCCACACCCTATTCCTGGAATAATGCTGATGGATTTGGGAAAGAGGTTTTAGGAGCATGCTCCATGGTCTAGAATATTGACATTTCAGAGCTGAATGGGAAACGTTGACTGAGCGATGGTACAGTGAAGCACCAAAGACCAGGGGGGAAAATAAAGCTTGCGTGCTTGCCACTACAGCATTGTTAACATGGCACTGAACAAAACCACAGAGTGGTTGTCAGGTTTCTACTGACTGTGttcccatcaccttctcaatgagACCTTGCATTAATTTTCACTCTTCATAGTTTTCTGTTGTTGACTGCAGGGTGATAGTGAAGCATCTCCATGGTCTTTGGAGTCAGGACAAAGGGCAACTTGAAAGGCCTCTCAGGACAACTGGAGAAAACAATGGGTTCTCACTGCAGTGGAACAGAAAGGACAGCAACTGAGCCACTTGTCTGAAGTACTCCTGAAAAAACACAAAGACTTGTTTGGCTGATTCAGAAGAGTTGGCCTCTTAGCTGATGTGGCACCGCCCATGAAAGTGGCTGTTGGTAATAAGCTGCAGGATTGCAAAGTGACTGATGTCTTTTACAGATTGCTCTATTTTGGACTGACGCAGTGGCAATACCTATCTGTAGGCGCTGATGTTGATGAGTTGACGCCTGGCTTGTGCCCGGGGCATTGACCCAATTGCCTGCATTTATGTCTGGGGAGGAATTGATCAAAGTGAGTATTCCTATCCCTGGAATATCTCCACAGCAAGCTGACGTCAAAAAACAACATTGAGAGGTGCAGGGCTTTATAAGAGCCGAGAGCGGCTCGTCAGCAATAAGAAACAAAGACAAAAGAGGCAAAAAGCAACACACTGTCGAGGGAGAACAGCCATCTGCAGGACTGTCTGAATCCCCGGTGATCCCATTAGCAGGGATAGAATAGCCGAAGCACTTGAACTATTTCAAGTAAGTTTCCAACTTTCTAATCGAAATTGTTCCCTATTTCAACCTCAACTCGAGCCCTTAATCTGGATGTTTTCTCTCCTTAAGGAGGGTTGAATGAATATaattttccatcacttttcctTTTAACTGTGAAGAGGTGACCCTGCCTTTACATTACAAAGTGACAATAATTAGTTTAAGTTCACCTGTAAATGTCCTTGAATTTGTTTACCGGAAAGTTAGTTTTAATTATAATGGTTGGTTTTGTGTTCAATgggatgttttctgttttgcaaaTCTGACCATTATTGTGGGCTCAGGGGGATTGTTTTGCATTCGGAGCAACTGATGCAAAAAGGCAAgaaagggaggggagtggggtcagAGTGGGTGCTGAACCCCCTGGTTCATCGGTGTCTCGGTAACTTCGAACCGTCACGGAACCGTTGCAGCAGATTGAAGTGTGAAAAAGGTACAAGTTTGTCTTTGTGTTTGTTTGCAGGTACCAAGCAGTCATgccctgtctgaaactctgcACCTTCCTGCTTATAGCCACGCTGTCCCTGAGCGCTTTGGACGGATTCCAAGCTGCCCCGAGTAGGTCTGTGTGAGAACCAGCTTCCTTCTAAAACCTTCTTTGCCAGTTCCGTTTTTTGTTTTTGTCTGCTGAGTGAAGTTTTGATTGGTGATGTTCCATTGGAACCGCTACACTGTACTTCGTAATGTGCGACTGATTGCCTCAAATTTCTCTTGTAATCCATAAATTTGAGGTTGATCATTTTCTCGTTAGTAATTCAACTTACCAAGAAAATAAAGAGGATGTAGGAATTTGACAGCGAGGAAACTTTATTCACTGAAACCACTCGAGATCAAAAGTTTTGGAAAGCATGGTGttataggtttttttttgttcgGACATGctgttacacatctctggagcaactcagacctcctggttcagaggtagggacactaccactgtgccacaagagaccAGCATGGTGTTATAATGTTGATACGGTACAGCTGTTTATATGTTATCTTTTAACTGTTGCAGTACAGACTCCAACGCTCTTTCACTATATAGTATGAGACCAACAACAAGATCCTTTGTAGAGCATATGAATTTGTCATTAGGAAGAATTGGTGCAATTTGTTTTGTTGTAACCTTTGAGTACAGGGACAGTTTTAAATCCTTTCAGCATCTGCCTCATTATtaattatgagaaagtgaggactgcagatattggagatcagaggagagtgtggtgctggaaaagcacagcaggtcaggagcaggaaaattctcctgctgctcagatgctgcctgacctattgtgcttttccagcaccacactctcaacccattGTTAATTATGCCAGTCTGGCTCAATTTGGAGAGTAGTAAATTAGTTTTAATGTTTACTCCAGCCAGTTCAGTCCCTAACCTAGGCTGACACTCCTGTACACGAATTGAGGGAGTGCTTGACAACTCATTGGAGCCCATTTGGTCCATTCTTCAAATGAGCGACTCACCTGGAGTCACTACCCCAGTAGCCTTCTCCTTGTAATGCTGCACTTTCCTGATCATTGTCTATCTCTCCTTTTGAAAGGATCAATTAAAGTACAAAAGGAGACATAAGGACACATGGTCAGACGCTTGCTTAGAGAAGTAGTTTTTAAGGGTCATCTTAGGGGGAGAAAGGGAGGCAGAAAGGAGAGACATTCCAGAACTCACAGGCATAGCAGCAAAAATCATTGGTATCAATGGTGATGACATTCAAATCAGAGAAGTGCAAAATGCAAGAAATAAAGGGACAAGAGAAGATAAGTAAAGTTTGTAGAATTTTATAGGAATAGACCACATTAATCCATTATCTGAATAAATAGCCCCTGGGTCTTGATTACACATTGAAGTGGTTGGAGCTTAGGCGATGCAAcacatctgcagttttgtttttctttagttACGTGTGCTCACTCAATTCACTGATTAGATGGGAAATCAGACTGGGCagcactgaaagaaaaaaaaaatgcgtTTTTATAGCACCGATCAGTACTTCAAGGCAAACAAAGTGTTCAAAAATTAAACAGCCCGTTTACAACCAGAAAATGTCCTACATTCGGCAATGAAATAGCTGATCAGGTAACCTACTATAGTTCATTATCACATTTGGATAGAGTGCACACTGGTGAAGTGCCATGAGATATTGTGGTATGTTAAAGGTGCTCATATAAATGCATGCTGTTCTAATGCTATTGCACAGCCTTATTCAATTTAAGCATTTGTCCAAAGAAATGAAACAGGGACAATTTTAAATCCTTGCAGAGTCTGCCTCCTtgttaattaggagaaagtgaggactgcagatgctggagatcaaagtcaagagtgtggtgctggaaaagcacagcaggttagggagcatccgaggagcaggacaattctcctactgctcggatgctgcctgatctgctgtgcctttccagcaccacactcccgactcatTGTTAATTATGCCAGTCTCGCTCAATTTGGAGAGTAGTAAAGTAGTTTTAATGTTTACTCCAGCCAGTTCAGTCCCTAACCTAGGCTGGCACTCCTGTGGACGAATTGAGGGAGTGGTTGACACCTCATTGGAGCCCATTTGGTCCATTCTTCAGATGAGCAACTCACCCAGTGTCACTACCTGAAAGTACAGGATATACCTTAAGTTCATGCACATTATTGAAAAACCAGGTCCTAGCACAGGCCATACTTGTAGGTAACGCATAAGAACTCAAACATCACTGAATATGTGCATCTAAGTAGCAGAAATCGCCAGTGACAGAAGTTGGATGGGTCAATAGGTCGGTCATCATTGAATTTAATTGAGTAATTCTTTGAGGAGTCAAGGATAAATTTGTGGTGAGTCAGAATGGGGAAATTAGGAGATTACTTTGCAACCTGTCTACTTTTTTCTGCTCTGCAATTGCACTTAACAGGATGAAGTGTCTTCTAAAAATGTTTGAGCTGATGAAAAGATATTGAATATGCTGTTGCAAATTTTTGAGTTCCATTCAACGGTAATGAGAAACTTTCTTAATTTAGTCCAGTGTGTGATCACAATGCTTTGTGTGGTGCTGAACAATctggtgaaaaaaaaattgacattggTGTGTCACACTGTTCAAGTAAGAACAACTATTAAGCCGATAATGCTTTTAACACAGTGGAATATCACAAGGCACTTTGCAGGAGCTTAGTTAGGGAAAAATTGACCCTGACTCAAAGAAGGTGATGTTAGAATAGGTGATCAAATGCTATTGGCAGCACAttaagagaggggaaagagacttCACAACGGGCTAGAAATGGATGAACACTGAGTTCTCAGAGGAGCCTTAGAGCTGAAACAAAAGTTACAGAGAAATCTGGAGTGGTGTAGTCATGAAAGGATTTGAACATGACCAAGGTAAGAAATTCAAAACTTGAGGTGTCAGTGGACTGAGAACACAAAGGTGATGGTTAGCAGGGCTGGCTGCAGTGTAGAGGATGGGCTGCTGAGTTATGGTTGAGTTAAACTTTATGATGAGTGGAAGCCAGGCAAGAGAATACTGGATGTAATAAAATAAACCAAAGGACTTGTTAATGCTTTTTCTGACCATTATTATTGTTTCTCACTAAACCAGATACCCTGCACTTTCTAGAAGCCAAGGTGCTGTGTCCCCTGAGTTTGGCTCCTGGTTGGTTCCAGCAGTGAAGAAGAGGACATTCATGGGCTTATCAGCAGCTTTACCTGAGGAAGATCTTCTCAATGCAAAAAGGTACGAATGAGCACACATCACCTGAATTAGCTCAAATAGCTGGCTTGATTCCACCATGTAATATTCTGACCACATGATATAATATGGAAAAAGCTGTTTGTTTTGAAAATCCAAGATGGCGAACAGAACATGCAAATCACTTAACATTAGAGAGAAGACAGCTTAATATTTTAGTTGTACACCCATTATCATAACTGAAGACGATGGAAGGTATAAAAACATTTTAGTAAGTTTAAAAacaaagagaggggagagaatgTTAACAGTATACTgaacacaattctggtctccctgttacatGAAGGTG encodes:
- the LOC132826930 gene encoding islet amyloid polypeptide, giving the protein MPCLKLCTFLLIATLSLSALDGFQAAPSRYPALSRSQGAVSPEFGSWLVPAVKKRTFMGLSAALPEEDLLNAKSIRVMKRRCNTATCVTQRLADFLSRSNNNLGAFYLPTNVGSNTYGKRDAVGLYSRELYSYLQR